Proteins encoded by one window of Lathyrus oleraceus cultivar Zhongwan6 chromosome 1, CAAS_Psat_ZW6_1.0, whole genome shotgun sequence:
- the LOC127076178 gene encoding enhancer of mRNA-decapping protein 4 isoform X1: MASSGNPNQNQQQQQQTQFDLQKLFKGPTNQNPLPPISSNLNSSPSFPSPSLSTPPPSSYPTPSSSYPPPTGTYPYHHPHYLPFPNLHHQQQENPLILQHNPQMHAPQRPIFQPPSSSPSSPHLPASPNPNTTSGARLMALLGTQNPPSNQDSSAASPSVSEFSVSANPASGANMASPQSTPTRMLSTKLPKGRHLKGENVVYDIDVKLPGEMQPQLEVTPITKYASDPGLVLGRQIAVNRSYICYGLKLGAIRVLNINTALRYLLRGHTQRVSDMAFFAEDVHLLASASTDGRIFIWKINEGPDEEDKPQITGRVILAIQILGESESVHPRVCWHPHKQEILIVAIGNRILKIDTMKAGKGETFSAEEPLKCNIDKLIDGVHLIGKHDDNITELSMCQWMKSRLASASADGTVKIWEERKATPLAVLRPHNGKPVNSVTFLTAPHRPDHIVLVTAGPLNQEVKIWVSGYEEGWLLPSDSESWICVQSLDIRSSSEANPEDAFFNQVVALPRAGLVLLANAKKNTIYAVHIEYGPNPTATRMDYISEFIVTMPILSLIGTSDSLPDRDHLVQIYCVQTQAIQQYGLNLSQCLPPPLDNAELEKTEPNVSRAWDGSTDLETVNTQQVHSSTSENAVNLSSDVHGLPEASVSDTEIKPNDLPSHNGFEHVHAAPPPLPPSPRLSRRLSGSKSSSNILGTSSTTAGDHGSEPINIDSSAEQRVDSEKDNVADVPASSDNLQESEKVVQNDVSDSPTIFKHPTHLVTPSEIFSKSALSSANSNTPQGMNVQNVAAHSDAEKSEVEVKVVGESEAGSNLENTEYERDRGTLPDVAEKKEKLFHSQASDLGIRMARDTYNIEGVRQADRDFKGVRQADRDTYNIEGDLQNDNNNTIEAPERDTYNIEGVLQDTNKEVPANIKESEAVAATSQPPAPSTKGKRQKGKGSQVSGTSSASPSPFNSADSANDQGGNTGGSSMESALPQLSSMQEMMGQLLNMQKEMQKQMNVMVSAPVTKEGKRLEGSLGRSMEKVVKANADALWARIQEENAKQEKLERDHVQQITNMISNYINKDMSSLLEKIIKKEISSIGTTITRSLSQNIEKAITTSVTESFQKGVGDKALNQLEKSVSSKLEATVARQIQVQFQTTGKQALQEALKTSVEATLVPAFEKSCKAMFEQIDGTFQNGLSNHTTAIQQQYDSTHSPLAITLRETINSASSITQTLSGQLADGQRKLLEMAANSKVAADPFVTQVNNGLHEMTEDPTKELSRLINERKFEEAFTGALHRSDVSIVSWLCSQAGLTGILTMTPMPLSQGVLLSLLQQLSCGINTDTPRKLQWMTDVAAAIDPEDTRIAAHVRPILDQVYRTLGHHRSLPTTSPSEASTIRLLMHVINSVLLSCKPVQRMS; this comes from the exons ATGGCTTCTTCTGgaaatccaaatcaaaatcaacaacaacagcaacaaaCCCAATTTGATTTGCAGAAACTTTTCAAAGGACCAACGAATCAAAATCCTCTACCACCAATTTCTTCAAATTTGAACTCTTCTCCTTCATTCCCTTCACCTTCACTTTCTACACCCCCTCCTTCTTCTTACCCTACCCCTTCTTCTTCATACCCTCCACCAACTGGTACATACCCTTATCATCATCCTCACTATCTTCCTTTTCCAAATCTTCATCACCAACAACAAGAAAACCCTCTTATCCTTCAACACAACCCTCAAATGCATGCACCTCAGAGACCTATTTTTCAACCCccttcttcttctccttcctCACCTCACCTTCCTGCATCTCCAAATCCAAATACTACCTCTGGTGCACGGTTAATGGCTTTGTTGGGCACACAAAACCCTCCTTCAAATCAAGATTCTTCTGCAGCATCACCATCCGTTTCTGAGTTTTCAGTGTCTGCGAACCCTGCTTCAGGTGCGAACATGGCAAGTCCTCAGTCCACACCTACAAGGATGCTGAGCACAAAGCTTCCAAAGGGTAGACATTTGAAAGGAGAGAATGTTGTTTATGATATTGATGTTAAGTTGCCAGGGGAAATGCAGCCTCAGCTTGAAGTTACTCCAATTACTAAGTATGCATCTGATCCTGGTCTCGTGCTTGGTCGACAAATTGCGGTTAATAGATCTTATATTTGCTATGGACTCAAGCTGGGTGCTATTCGGGTTCTTAATATCAATACTGCATTGAGATATTTGCTTCGAGGCCATACTCAG AGAGTATCTGATATGGCTTTCTTCGCTGAGGATGTTCACCTGTTAGCCAG TGCTAGCACTGATGGGAGAATTTTTATATGGAAAATCAATGAGGGCCCTGATGAGGAAGACAAGCCTCAAATTACTGGAAGAGTTATCCTAGCCATTCAGATATTAGGAGAGAGTGAGTCAGTTCATCCGCGAGTATGCTGGCATCCCCATAAACAA GAGATTTTAATTGTTGCTATTGGAAACCGTATCCTCAAAATCGACACTATGAAAGCTGGAAAGGGTGAAACATTTTCTGCAGAGGAGCCCCTCAAATGTAACATTGATAAGTTGATTGATGGCGTGCACCTTATCGGTAAGCATGACGACAATATCACTGAGTTGTCAATGTGCCAATGGATGAAGAGTCGATTAGCTTCAGCATCAGCAGATGGCACG GTGAAGATATGGGAAGAACGCAAGGCAACACCACTTGCTGTTTTAAGACCACATAATGGTAAACCTGTTAATTCTGTGACGTTCTTGACTGCTCCTCACCGCCCAGACCACATCGTCCTTGTCACAGCG GGGCCATTAAATCAGGAAGTGAAGATATGGGTATCTGGTTACGAGGAAGGCTGGTTATTGCCTAGTGATTCTGAATCATGGATTTGTGTTCAGAGTTTGGATATAAGAAGTTCTTCTGAAGCCAACCCTGAGGATGCATTTTTCAATCAAGTTGTAGCTTTGCCTCGCGCTGGTTTGGTTCTGCTAGCAAATGCCAAGAAAAACACAATATATGCTGTGCATATAGAGTATGGACCCAATCCAACTGCTACTCGCATGGATTATATTTCCGAGTTCATAGTCACAATGCCTATATTAAGCCTTATCGGAACTAGTGATAGTTTACCGGATAGAGACCATCTTGTGCAGATATATTGTGTCCAAACACAAGCTATTCAACAGTACGGACTCAATTTGTCACAATGTTTGCCTCCACCACTAGACAATGCTGAACTTGAAAAAACAGAACCGAATGTATCCCGTGCTTGGGATGGATCTACTGATCTGGAAACTGTTAACACACAGCAAGTTCATTCAAGCACTTCTGAAAATGCCGTGAATTTGTCTTCGGATGTTCATGGTTTGCCCGAAGCTTCGGTATCAGATACTGAGATCAAGCCAAATGATTTACCTTCTCATAATGGTTTTGAACATGTCCATGCTGCTCCACCTCCACTTCCGCCTAGTCCAAGACTGTCTCGAAGGTTATCTGGTTCCAAAAGTTCTTCTAATATTTTAGGGACCAGCTCAACAACTGCTGGTGATCACGGCAGCGAGCCAATAAATATTGATTCTTCTGCAGAACAAAGAGTAGACTCTGAAAAAGATAATGTGGCTGATGTGCCTGCATCGAGTGACAATTTGCAAGAAAGTGAGAAAGTTGTACAAAACGATGTTTCTGATAGCCCTACAATATTTAAACACCCTACCCATTTGGTGACTCCATCTGAGATATTCTCTAAATCTGCTTTATCTTCTGCTAATTCTAATACCCCTCAAGGTATGAATGTTCAAAATGTGGCTGCACATAGTGATGCCGAAAAGTCTGAAGTAGAGGTTAAAGTAGTAGGTGAGAGTGAGGCAGGTTCTAATCTAGAAAACACCGAGTATGAGAGAGACAGAGGCACACTCCCCGATGTTGCTGAGAAGAAAGAGAAGCTATTCCATTCTCAGGCTTCTGATCTTGGCATTCGGATGGCCAGAGACACCTATAATATCGAGGGAGTTCGTCAGGCTGATAGAGACTTCAAGGGAGTTCGTCAAGCTGATAGAGACACCTATAATATCGAGGGAGACCTTcaaaatgataataataatacTATTGAAGCACCTGAAAGAGACACCTATAATATCGAGGGAGTTCTTCAAGACACAAATAAGGAGGTACCTGCAAACATCAAGGAATCCGAAGCTGTGGCTGCAACTTCGCAGCCTCCAGCACCTTCCACGAAAGGTAAAAGACAGAAAGGTAAAGGCTCTCAAGTGTCTGGTACATCTTCCGCTTCTCCTAGCCCTTTTAACTCAGCGGATTCAGCTAATGATCAAGGTGGAAATACAGGAGGCTCTTCCATGGAGTCTGCTTTACCACAATTATCTTCTATGCAAGAGATGATGGGCCAG CTATTAAACATGCAGAAAGAAATGCAAAAGCAGATGAATGTGATGGTTTCGGCCCCTGTTACTAAAGAAGGCAAAAGATTAGAAGGTTCATTGGGTAGAAGCATGGAGAAGGTAGTCAAGGCTAACGCCGATGCTTTGTGGGCTCGCATACAAGAAGAAAATGCAAAGCAAGAGAAACTAGAGCGAGACCATGTGCAGCAAATAACAAATATGATCTCCAATTACATAAACAAGGATATGTCATCTCTATTGGAGAAAATCATCAAGAAGGAAATATCTTCAATTGGAACAACCATTACTCGTTCACTTAGTCAAAATATAGAGAAAGCAATAACAACATCTGTTACGGAGTCATTCCAG AAGGGGGTGGGAGACAAAGCATTGAATCAACTAGAAAAGTCGGTTAGTTCAAAACTTGAAGCTACAGTGGCTAGGCAGATACAAGTACAATTTCAAACTACTGGCAAGCAGGCTCTTCAG GAAGCACTTAAGACTAGTGTGGAAGCTACATTAGTTCCTGCTTTTGAGAAGTCTTGCAAAGCAATGTTTGAACAAATTGATGGCACATTTCAGAATGGACTTTCGAACCACACAACTGCTATTCAACAGCAGTATGATTCTACTCATTCTCCGCTAGCCATCACCTTGAGG GAAACAATTAATTCAGCATCATCGATCACTCAAACTTTGAGTGGGCAATTGGCTGACGGCCAACGTAAACTGTTGGAAATGGCAGCTAACTCCAAAGTGGCTGCTGATCCTTTTGTAACACAAGTCAACAACGGCTTGCATGAGATG ACCGAGGATCCTACCAAAGAACTATCAAGGTTAATAAATGAGCGAAAATTCGAGGAAGCATTTACTGGAGCCCTTCATAGAAGTGACGTTTCAATAGTTTCTTGGTTATGTTCTCAG
- the LOC127076178 gene encoding enhancer of mRNA-decapping protein 4 isoform X2, with the protein MASSGNPNQNQQQQQQTQFDLQKLFKGPTNQNPLPPISSNLNSSPSFPSPSLSTPPPSSYPTPSSSYPPPTGTYPYHHPHYLPFPNLHHQQQENPLILQHNPQMHAPQRPIFQPPSSSPSSPHLPASPNPNTTSGARLMALLGTQNPPSNQDSSAASPSVSEFSVSANPASGANMASPQSTPTRMLSTKLPKGRHLKGENVVYDIDVKLPGEMQPQLEVTPITKYASDPGLVLGRQIAVNRSYICYGLKLGAIRVLNINTALRYLLRGHTQRVSDMAFFAEDVHLLASASTDGRIFIWKINEGPDEEDKPQITGRVILAIQILGESESVHPRVCWHPHKQEILIVAIGNRILKIDTMKAGKGETFSAEEPLKCNIDKLIDGVHLIGKHDDNITELSMCQWMKSRLASASADGTVKIWEERKATPLAVLRPHNGKPVNSVTFLTAPHRPDHIVLVTAGPLNQEVKIWVSGYEEGWLLPSDSESWICVQSLDIRSSSEANPEDAFFNQVVALPRAGLVLLANAKKNTIYAVHIEYGPNPTATRMDYISEFIVTMPILSLIGTSDSLPDRDHLVQIYCVQTQAIQQYGLNLSQCLPPPLDNAELEKTEPNVSRAWDGSTDLETVNTQQVHSSTSENAVNLSSDVHGLPEASVSDTEIKPNDLPSHNGFEHVHAAPPPLPPSPRLSRRLSGSKSSSNILGTSSTTAGDHGSEPINIDSSAEQRVDSEKDNVADVPASSDNLQESEKVVQNDVSDSPTIFKHPTHLVTPSEIFSKSALSSANSNTPQGMNVQNVAAHSDAEKSEVEVKVVGESEAGSNLENTEYERDRGTLPDVAEKKEKLFHSQASDLGIRMARDTYNIEGVRQADRDFKGVRQADRDTYNIEGDLQNDNNNTIEAPERDTYNIEGVLQDTNKEVPANIKESEAVAATSQPPAPSTKGKRQKGGSSMESALPQLSSMQEMMGQLLNMQKEMQKQMNVMVSAPVTKEGKRLEGSLGRSMEKVVKANADALWARIQEENAKQEKLERDHVQQITNMISNYINKDMSSLLEKIIKKEISSIGTTITRSLSQNIEKAITTSVTESFQKGVGDKALNQLEKSVSSKLEATVARQIQVQFQTTGKQALQEALKTSVEATLVPAFEKSCKAMFEQIDGTFQNGLSNHTTAIQQQYDSTHSPLAITLRETINSASSITQTLSGQLADGQRKLLEMAANSKVAADPFVTQVNNGLHEMTEDPTKELSRLINERKFEEAFTGALHRSDVSIVSWLCSQAGLTGILTMTPMPLSQGVLLSLLQQLSCGINTDTPRKLQWMTDVAAAIDPEDTRIAAHVRPILDQVYRTLGHHRSLPTTSPSEASTIRLLMHVINSVLLSCKPVQRMS; encoded by the exons ATGGCTTCTTCTGgaaatccaaatcaaaatcaacaacaacagcaacaaaCCCAATTTGATTTGCAGAAACTTTTCAAAGGACCAACGAATCAAAATCCTCTACCACCAATTTCTTCAAATTTGAACTCTTCTCCTTCATTCCCTTCACCTTCACTTTCTACACCCCCTCCTTCTTCTTACCCTACCCCTTCTTCTTCATACCCTCCACCAACTGGTACATACCCTTATCATCATCCTCACTATCTTCCTTTTCCAAATCTTCATCACCAACAACAAGAAAACCCTCTTATCCTTCAACACAACCCTCAAATGCATGCACCTCAGAGACCTATTTTTCAACCCccttcttcttctccttcctCACCTCACCTTCCTGCATCTCCAAATCCAAATACTACCTCTGGTGCACGGTTAATGGCTTTGTTGGGCACACAAAACCCTCCTTCAAATCAAGATTCTTCTGCAGCATCACCATCCGTTTCTGAGTTTTCAGTGTCTGCGAACCCTGCTTCAGGTGCGAACATGGCAAGTCCTCAGTCCACACCTACAAGGATGCTGAGCACAAAGCTTCCAAAGGGTAGACATTTGAAAGGAGAGAATGTTGTTTATGATATTGATGTTAAGTTGCCAGGGGAAATGCAGCCTCAGCTTGAAGTTACTCCAATTACTAAGTATGCATCTGATCCTGGTCTCGTGCTTGGTCGACAAATTGCGGTTAATAGATCTTATATTTGCTATGGACTCAAGCTGGGTGCTATTCGGGTTCTTAATATCAATACTGCATTGAGATATTTGCTTCGAGGCCATACTCAG AGAGTATCTGATATGGCTTTCTTCGCTGAGGATGTTCACCTGTTAGCCAG TGCTAGCACTGATGGGAGAATTTTTATATGGAAAATCAATGAGGGCCCTGATGAGGAAGACAAGCCTCAAATTACTGGAAGAGTTATCCTAGCCATTCAGATATTAGGAGAGAGTGAGTCAGTTCATCCGCGAGTATGCTGGCATCCCCATAAACAA GAGATTTTAATTGTTGCTATTGGAAACCGTATCCTCAAAATCGACACTATGAAAGCTGGAAAGGGTGAAACATTTTCTGCAGAGGAGCCCCTCAAATGTAACATTGATAAGTTGATTGATGGCGTGCACCTTATCGGTAAGCATGACGACAATATCACTGAGTTGTCAATGTGCCAATGGATGAAGAGTCGATTAGCTTCAGCATCAGCAGATGGCACG GTGAAGATATGGGAAGAACGCAAGGCAACACCACTTGCTGTTTTAAGACCACATAATGGTAAACCTGTTAATTCTGTGACGTTCTTGACTGCTCCTCACCGCCCAGACCACATCGTCCTTGTCACAGCG GGGCCATTAAATCAGGAAGTGAAGATATGGGTATCTGGTTACGAGGAAGGCTGGTTATTGCCTAGTGATTCTGAATCATGGATTTGTGTTCAGAGTTTGGATATAAGAAGTTCTTCTGAAGCCAACCCTGAGGATGCATTTTTCAATCAAGTTGTAGCTTTGCCTCGCGCTGGTTTGGTTCTGCTAGCAAATGCCAAGAAAAACACAATATATGCTGTGCATATAGAGTATGGACCCAATCCAACTGCTACTCGCATGGATTATATTTCCGAGTTCATAGTCACAATGCCTATATTAAGCCTTATCGGAACTAGTGATAGTTTACCGGATAGAGACCATCTTGTGCAGATATATTGTGTCCAAACACAAGCTATTCAACAGTACGGACTCAATTTGTCACAATGTTTGCCTCCACCACTAGACAATGCTGAACTTGAAAAAACAGAACCGAATGTATCCCGTGCTTGGGATGGATCTACTGATCTGGAAACTGTTAACACACAGCAAGTTCATTCAAGCACTTCTGAAAATGCCGTGAATTTGTCTTCGGATGTTCATGGTTTGCCCGAAGCTTCGGTATCAGATACTGAGATCAAGCCAAATGATTTACCTTCTCATAATGGTTTTGAACATGTCCATGCTGCTCCACCTCCACTTCCGCCTAGTCCAAGACTGTCTCGAAGGTTATCTGGTTCCAAAAGTTCTTCTAATATTTTAGGGACCAGCTCAACAACTGCTGGTGATCACGGCAGCGAGCCAATAAATATTGATTCTTCTGCAGAACAAAGAGTAGACTCTGAAAAAGATAATGTGGCTGATGTGCCTGCATCGAGTGACAATTTGCAAGAAAGTGAGAAAGTTGTACAAAACGATGTTTCTGATAGCCCTACAATATTTAAACACCCTACCCATTTGGTGACTCCATCTGAGATATTCTCTAAATCTGCTTTATCTTCTGCTAATTCTAATACCCCTCAAGGTATGAATGTTCAAAATGTGGCTGCACATAGTGATGCCGAAAAGTCTGAAGTAGAGGTTAAAGTAGTAGGTGAGAGTGAGGCAGGTTCTAATCTAGAAAACACCGAGTATGAGAGAGACAGAGGCACACTCCCCGATGTTGCTGAGAAGAAAGAGAAGCTATTCCATTCTCAGGCTTCTGATCTTGGCATTCGGATGGCCAGAGACACCTATAATATCGAGGGAGTTCGTCAGGCTGATAGAGACTTCAAGGGAGTTCGTCAAGCTGATAGAGACACCTATAATATCGAGGGAGACCTTcaaaatgataataataatacTATTGAAGCACCTGAAAGAGACACCTATAATATCGAGGGAGTTCTTCAAGACACAAATAAGGAGGTACCTGCAAACATCAAGGAATCCGAAGCTGTGGCTGCAACTTCGCAGCCTCCAGCACCTTCCACGAAAGGTAAAAGACAGAAAG GAGGCTCTTCCATGGAGTCTGCTTTACCACAATTATCTTCTATGCAAGAGATGATGGGCCAG CTATTAAACATGCAGAAAGAAATGCAAAAGCAGATGAATGTGATGGTTTCGGCCCCTGTTACTAAAGAAGGCAAAAGATTAGAAGGTTCATTGGGTAGAAGCATGGAGAAGGTAGTCAAGGCTAACGCCGATGCTTTGTGGGCTCGCATACAAGAAGAAAATGCAAAGCAAGAGAAACTAGAGCGAGACCATGTGCAGCAAATAACAAATATGATCTCCAATTACATAAACAAGGATATGTCATCTCTATTGGAGAAAATCATCAAGAAGGAAATATCTTCAATTGGAACAACCATTACTCGTTCACTTAGTCAAAATATAGAGAAAGCAATAACAACATCTGTTACGGAGTCATTCCAG AAGGGGGTGGGAGACAAAGCATTGAATCAACTAGAAAAGTCGGTTAGTTCAAAACTTGAAGCTACAGTGGCTAGGCAGATACAAGTACAATTTCAAACTACTGGCAAGCAGGCTCTTCAG GAAGCACTTAAGACTAGTGTGGAAGCTACATTAGTTCCTGCTTTTGAGAAGTCTTGCAAAGCAATGTTTGAACAAATTGATGGCACATTTCAGAATGGACTTTCGAACCACACAACTGCTATTCAACAGCAGTATGATTCTACTCATTCTCCGCTAGCCATCACCTTGAGG GAAACAATTAATTCAGCATCATCGATCACTCAAACTTTGAGTGGGCAATTGGCTGACGGCCAACGTAAACTGTTGGAAATGGCAGCTAACTCCAAAGTGGCTGCTGATCCTTTTGTAACACAAGTCAACAACGGCTTGCATGAGATG ACCGAGGATCCTACCAAAGAACTATCAAGGTTAATAAATGAGCGAAAATTCGAGGAAGCATTTACTGGAGCCCTTCATAGAAGTGACGTTTCAATAGTTTCTTGGTTATGTTCTCAG